One Tolypothrix bouteillei VB521301 DNA window includes the following coding sequences:
- a CDS encoding glycosyltransferase family 2 protein, producing MVFIPKVSVVVPAYNVSSYIEDALRSLQKQSFQEFEVLIVDDGSTDNTAEIVRPFVKSDSRFQLWQKQNGGLSSARNHGIRHARGEYIALLDGDDVYHSDKLARHVATLDRYPEIGVVYSASRAIRDDGKPIPIYLSGKPVHSDPLLALLCKNFVGHGSNAVFRRSLINEVGEFDESLRSSEDIDFWLRVATTRKWQFYRDKRTLCYYRVRPSGLSFNVAQMQRCNEQVIQSAMERSPQLVEPMLPTAYAYMYRYLARLSLQGGNLDQASHFINRALACNWSIFYSDPRSLLTLLAVRLAPLAKLGIRQALGSVRYTQKQP from the coding sequence ATGGTTTTTATTCCTAAAGTTAGCGTTGTAGTTCCCGCCTACAACGTAAGTTCTTATATTGAAGATGCATTGCGATCGCTACAAAAGCAATCTTTTCAAGAATTTGAAGTTCTCATTGTTGATGATGGTTCTACCGATAATACAGCAGAAATTGTTCGGCCTTTTGTAAAAAGCGATTCGCGCTTTCAGTTATGGCAAAAACAAAATGGGGGTTTATCATCAGCACGCAATCACGGTATCCGTCATGCACGTGGAGAATATATTGCCTTACTAGATGGAGATGATGTCTACCACTCAGATAAACTCGCCCGTCACGTAGCAACCCTCGATCGTTATCCAGAGATCGGGGTTGTTTATAGTGCATCTAGAGCAATTCGTGATGATGGAAAACCGATACCCATTTACCTAAGTGGTAAACCCGTTCATTCCGATCCACTGCTTGCTTTACTTTGTAAGAATTTTGTAGGTCATGGTTCTAATGCAGTCTTCCGCCGTTCATTAATAAATGAAGTGGGGGAATTTGATGAAAGCTTACGCAGTTCGGAAGACATTGATTTTTGGTTGAGAGTCGCAACAACCAGAAAATGGCAATTCTACCGCGATAAGAGGACTTTATGTTACTACCGCGTTCGTCCATCCGGTCTTTCTTTCAACGTAGCACAAATGCAGCGATGCAACGAACAGGTGATTCAAAGCGCTATGGAGCGATCGCCACAGTTGGTAGAACCGATGTTACCAACTGCCTACGCTTATATGTATCGCTACTTAGCAAGATTGTCTCTCCAAGGAGGGAATCTCGACCAAGCCAGCCACTTTATCAACCGGGCTCTAGCTTGTAATTGGTCAATTTTTTACAGCGATCCGCGATCGCTGTTGACTTTACTTGCAGTGCGTTTGGCACCACTAGCCAAGTTAGGAATTCGACAAGCGCTTGGTTCAGTGAGATATACCCAAAAGCAGCCATGA
- a CDS encoding O-antigen ligase family protein, with amino-acid sequence MFNIFPKKLILLEAKNKLENLSHPERVVYWTIVLTPLWWVLGVQTLLYPGVALYLLAYDFHLDKLVKRSLPLCHWTWLLLSLAVLWTNIQGLSSMSFNPMKSAATVVTLLKGYFLVFSCLTLPFWHRIRMSVVTRAVSWMTAGYLVSLSIQLLILFGTGPQPPIMPPLARAIPGDKLSLMVKFAVFQPFFGLPLARTELYTADPPILGVCALLCFFMCFGEADKYLRKYALAGCTATLIIAQSRLAWICFPIALLAVICFRKASARQGFLWFATLICFICALIGMEVTELLDKPMETFNGARADSSKDRALVVAATLKAWKESPWIGWGIVERTVTWGNGAFELPLGTFSTYAQILYLHGMFGFAFFAIAVSTTLWFFWQSSLRGKRTAQRAFASFIALLILCQATNLSWMIVYFWFYFLWLGTILAEAYPQSVSDWQELSGNLKS; translated from the coding sequence ATGTTTAATATATTCCCTAAGAAATTAATTCTCTTAGAGGCAAAAAACAAATTAGAAAACCTGTCACATCCAGAACGAGTGGTTTATTGGACGATTGTGCTAACGCCGCTGTGGTGGGTCTTGGGGGTACAGACTCTGCTTTATCCCGGTGTTGCTCTTTATTTGCTAGCTTATGATTTTCATTTAGACAAACTCGTTAAGCGATCGCTACCACTTTGTCACTGGACGTGGTTGTTACTGAGTCTAGCAGTACTGTGGACTAACATCCAGGGGTTATCGTCAATGAGCTTTAATCCTATGAAAAGTGCTGCTACAGTAGTCACGCTCTTAAAAGGTTACTTTTTAGTTTTTTCTTGCCTAACACTGCCCTTTTGGCATCGTATTAGAATGAGTGTTGTGACAAGGGCTGTTTCTTGGATGACAGCTGGTTACTTAGTATCCCTTAGCATTCAACTCCTTATCTTATTTGGTACAGGTCCGCAGCCACCTATTATGCCACCTCTGGCTAGAGCAATTCCAGGGGATAAACTTAGTTTAATGGTTAAGTTTGCAGTGTTCCAACCCTTTTTTGGGCTTCCACTTGCCCGGACAGAGCTATACACTGCAGATCCACCGATTCTAGGAGTTTGTGCTCTGTTGTGCTTTTTTATGTGCTTTGGTGAAGCAGATAAATATTTACGTAAGTATGCTTTAGCAGGTTGCACGGCAACATTAATTATTGCTCAAAGTCGCCTAGCATGGATATGTTTCCCGATAGCACTTTTAGCAGTCATTTGCTTTCGCAAAGCTTCAGCACGTCAAGGCTTCCTTTGGTTTGCAACCTTAATTTGTTTTATTTGTGCTCTCATAGGGATGGAGGTAACCGAGTTACTAGACAAACCCATGGAAACTTTTAATGGAGCTCGAGCGGATTCATCAAAAGACCGAGCTTTGGTTGTTGCTGCAACTCTTAAGGCGTGGAAGGAATCTCCATGGATTGGGTGGGGAATTGTCGAACGAACAGTTACCTGGGGTAACGGAGCTTTTGAACTTCCTCTTGGGACTTTTTCAACTTACGCACAAATTCTGTATTTACACGGAATGTTTGGATTTGCATTCTTTGCCATTGCCGTATCAACAACGTTATGGTTTTTTTGGCAGTCGTCATTGCGAGGCAAAAGAACTGCTCAACGGGCATTTGCTAGCTTTATTGCTTTGTTAATACTGTGTCAAGCAACTAACTTAAGCTGGATGATTGTTTATTTCTGGTTCTACTTTTTGTGGTTGGGCACAATCCTTGCAGAAGCTTATCCTCAGTCTGTTTCAGATTGGCAGGAATTATCGGGGAATCTGAAAAGTTAA
- a CDS encoding glycosyltransferase family 2 protein, giving the protein MRVAICLNTCQRPGGLKRLLDGLKQLTFHHCETPNLEVLVVDNDSSGHACKFCKEISAEFKWALKCYIEPRRGIPFARNKAITCALAENVDFVAFIDDDEVPEPNWLDELLYVQSSYNADVVWGKTIPYFAHSIPNWLAKGKFFDRPCYPTGHELKSAANNNTLIRVEVFREQDKWLDERLALSGGSDWHFFMRLQRAGYKIVWTNDALVHEWIPQSRANLKWLLQRSYRIGITESFCEIDLKPSIAVKTQCIYKGIRRVFKGILSIPLSFMMGQHQGIKTLLYIYHSLGMVAGVAGKQFEEYKEIHTL; this is encoded by the coding sequence ATGCGAGTCGCTATTTGCTTAAATACTTGTCAGCGTCCAGGTGGATTGAAGCGACTGTTAGATGGTCTTAAGCAATTAACTTTCCATCACTGTGAAACCCCTAACCTAGAAGTTCTTGTTGTTGATAATGATTCAAGCGGTCATGCTTGTAAATTCTGTAAAGAAATCAGTGCGGAATTTAAATGGGCTTTAAAGTGCTATATTGAACCCCGGCGGGGTATTCCCTTTGCACGCAATAAAGCTATTACTTGTGCTCTTGCAGAAAATGTAGACTTTGTCGCTTTTATCGATGATGATGAAGTTCCCGAACCCAATTGGCTGGATGAACTTTTGTACGTTCAAAGCTCATATAATGCTGATGTTGTATGGGGAAAAACTATACCTTACTTTGCTCATTCTATTCCTAATTGGCTTGCCAAAGGAAAATTTTTCGATCGCCCCTGTTATCCTACAGGTCATGAACTGAAAAGTGCAGCTAACAACAATACACTGATACGTGTAGAAGTTTTTAGAGAACAAGATAAGTGGCTAGATGAGAGATTGGCACTTTCGGGTGGTTCTGACTGGCACTTTTTTATGCGATTGCAACGTGCGGGCTATAAAATAGTGTGGACAAATGATGCTCTAGTACATGAATGGATACCTCAAAGTCGCGCCAATTTAAAATGGTTGTTGCAAAGAAGTTACCGAATTGGCATTACAGAGAGCTTCTGTGAAATAGACTTAAAACCATCAATTGCAGTTAAAACTCAGTGTATTTACAAGGGAATTAGGCGAGTTTTTAAAGGTATACTATCCATTCCTTTGTCTTTTATGATGGGGCAACATCAAGGTATTAAAACTTTATTATATATTTATCACAGTTTGGGAATGGTAGCAGGTGTTGCAGGAAAACAATTTGAGGAGTATAAAGAAATTCATACTCTTTAA
- a CDS encoding S1C family serine protease, giving the protein MPSPDTSNTLLALSNNIAETVEQVGGAIVAINSGSRISSSGIHWNNGIIITSDEALHRYEDITATLFNGQTVPLNLVGHDPSTDVAVFKLQSSEIPVAQIGDATALKVGHLVLGLARSNEGDIRAAIGAVSVVSGAWRSMSGGNIDQFIRPDITLYRGFAGGALVDAAGYIIGMNTSGRRGTALTIPASTVNRVVNQLLAKGRITRGYLGLGMQAVRLPNNLKTALNLTSASGAIAVNVEPNGPADNAGVLIGDVIITFDNSAVNDTGDILALLNSSDRVGKTVKLQIIRGGALVELEIVVGEKPVTGDQ; this is encoded by the coding sequence ATGCCTTCACCAGATACATCAAATACCCTACTAGCCCTCTCCAACAATATAGCAGAAACAGTCGAGCAAGTTGGAGGCGCGATTGTTGCTATTAACTCTGGTTCCCGTATTTCCTCAAGCGGAATTCACTGGAATAATGGTATTATTATTACCTCAGACGAAGCACTCCACCGCTACGAAGATATTACAGCAACCCTATTCAACGGACAAACCGTACCACTCAATCTTGTAGGACACGATCCCAGTACCGATGTTGCTGTTTTTAAATTGCAATCATCAGAAATTCCCGTAGCGCAGATTGGGGATGCGACAGCTCTCAAAGTTGGTCATCTCGTACTGGGATTAGCAAGAAGTAACGAAGGTGATATCCGTGCAGCAATAGGTGCTGTGAGTGTTGTTAGTGGTGCTTGGCGGAGTATGAGCGGTGGCAATATTGACCAATTTATCCGTCCAGATATTACCCTATATCGTGGCTTTGCTGGAGGAGCACTCGTAGATGCTGCAGGTTATATTATCGGGATGAACACGTCAGGAAGACGGGGTACAGCTTTGACTATTCCTGCTTCTACAGTTAATCGCGTGGTCAACCAGTTGTTAGCGAAGGGACGAATAACACGCGGTTATCTTGGTTTGGGAATGCAAGCCGTTCGTTTGCCGAATAATTTGAAAACAGCACTTAATTTAACTTCAGCAAGTGGTGCGATCGCTGTTAACGTGGAGCCAAATGGACCTGCTGACAATGCAGGTGTACTGATTGGGGATGTCATAATTACTTTCGATAATTCTGCGGTCAACGACACGGGTGATATATTGGCGCTTTTGAATAGTAGCGATCGCGTTGGGAAAACTGTGAAGCTACAAATTATTAGGGGTGGAGCGTTAGTTGAGTTAGAAATAGTCGTTGGTGAAAAACCAGTGACTGGTGACCAGTAA
- a CDS encoding oligosaccharide flippase family protein, with protein MKLSAILKNGFWATYGAIATRFLALFSNLLLARLLLPDEFGVISTAYIFWAFGNLFNQGTSGSFIVYKGVEDKRYLDTTYTISLAIGCFLALVLGLISPLAASYYSIPDLVWILLIFGINLILSSFQSVHEGVLRRRMQYRELANSNLIASFVRVFSTVGSALLGFSYWSFVIGDTAGWVTGCILMHHYAKQKFNLRIYSEVRWEVLSYCLGNTGFSLGYFVIYNCDNFVVSIVLGTTSLAFYNLAYQLTMAITTILSQAMSQVGMSVFAQLEDDQQRENALVKVIEQTSFLAAPLYALFFLVVNQQTIAFIFGNHWIPVCTVIPGLLIFAYSRLINSQLFSMLSAKGKPGVNAKLSLSIAPVAVLSFAIGAKINGIIGVSIAVAVVLGIIWTIYCWWEACRRLDWSYKKFLIFVFKAPLITLLPIVISLNFPIIIQPILFLILYLAFVRLLAAKEFLQYQNSLSYIRQRLVTKWHSK; from the coding sequence ATGAAACTTTCCGCTATACTTAAAAATGGATTTTGGGCGACCTATGGAGCGATCGCAACACGCTTCCTCGCCTTGTTCAGTAACTTGCTGCTAGCAAGGCTGTTGCTTCCAGATGAATTTGGTGTTATCAGTACTGCCTACATTTTTTGGGCTTTTGGAAATCTATTTAACCAAGGCACATCTGGATCTTTTATCGTTTATAAGGGCGTTGAAGATAAGCGTTATTTAGACACAACCTATACCATCAGTTTAGCAATTGGGTGCTTTTTAGCTCTAGTGCTTGGGTTGATATCCCCACTAGCAGCGAGTTACTACAGCATACCAGATCTAGTATGGATACTACTGATATTTGGCATTAATCTCATACTCTCCTCATTCCAGTCCGTACATGAAGGAGTTTTGAGAAGACGGATGCAGTATCGAGAGTTAGCAAACTCTAATTTAATTGCCTCATTCGTCAGAGTATTTTCCACGGTTGGAAGTGCCTTACTGGGTTTCAGTTACTGGTCCTTTGTCATAGGAGATACTGCGGGTTGGGTTACGGGGTGCATTCTCATGCATCACTATGCCAAACAGAAATTCAATTTGCGTATTTATTCAGAGGTCAGATGGGAAGTTTTGTCTTATTGTTTAGGCAATACTGGGTTTAGCTTGGGGTATTTCGTTATTTATAACTGTGACAATTTTGTGGTTAGCATCGTTCTAGGAACTACTAGTCTTGCTTTTTACAATCTTGCTTACCAGTTAACAATGGCGATAACAACTATTCTTTCTCAGGCAATGAGCCAAGTTGGGATGTCGGTGTTTGCTCAATTAGAAGATGACCAACAGAGAGAAAACGCTTTGGTTAAAGTCATTGAACAAACTTCTTTCCTCGCTGCTCCCTTATACGCCTTATTCTTTTTAGTTGTTAACCAACAAACTATTGCCTTTATCTTTGGAAATCACTGGATTCCTGTTTGTACAGTTATTCCAGGATTGCTCATTTTCGCTTACTCGCGCCTGATAAACAGTCAGCTTTTTTCCATGCTGTCTGCAAAAGGGAAACCGGGTGTTAATGCGAAGCTAAGCCTTAGCATTGCTCCTGTTGCTGTCTTAAGTTTTGCAATTGGTGCCAAGATAAACGGAATTATTGGTGTCAGTATAGCGGTAGCTGTAGTTTTAGGAATTATTTGGACTATTTACTGTTGGTGGGAGGCTTGTCGTCGATTAGACTGGTCTTATAAAAAGTTTTTAATTTTTGTGTTTAAAGCACCTTTAATAACGCTTTTACCAATTGTGATTTCTTTAAATTTTCCAATTATTATACAGCCCATCTTATTTCTAATTTTATATTTAGCATTTGTTCGCTTATTAGCTGCCAAAGAATTTTTACAATATCAAAATTCATTAAGTTATATTCGGCAACGTTTAGTAACTAAATGGCACAGTAAATAA
- a CDS encoding S1C family serine protease → MFQDITAEFATIARQLRQSTVKVRSSSFGSGSGVIWRSDGLIITNAHVATHHKAIVELWDGQVYEAVRISIDPTKDLAALKIARTDLPVATIGNSNALRVGELVLAVGNPFGDSGAVTSGIIHASKQHAVMADIQLFPGNSGGPLADCRGRVIGINTMIAYGLAIAIPSLTVENFLRDRHPVVGVI, encoded by the coding sequence ATGTTTCAAGATATAACAGCAGAGTTTGCAACGATCGCACGACAACTGCGTCAAAGTACTGTAAAAGTTCGCAGTAGTTCTTTTGGAAGTGGTTCCGGTGTTATTTGGCGAAGTGACGGGTTAATTATTACTAACGCTCATGTTGCCACTCATCATAAAGCAATTGTAGAACTGTGGGATGGGCAAGTATATGAAGCGGTACGCATCAGTATCGATCCGACAAAGGATTTAGCTGCTCTAAAAATTGCCAGAACCGATCTACCTGTAGCAACTATTGGCAACTCCAATGCTTTACGAGTTGGGGAGTTGGTACTGGCTGTCGGTAATCCTTTTGGTGACAGTGGTGCTGTGACAAGTGGTATTATCCATGCCAGCAAACAGCACGCAGTTATGGCTGATATCCAGCTCTTTCCTGGTAACTCTGGGGGACCGCTTGCTGATTGTCGCGGACGAGTTATTGGAATTAACACCATGATTGCTTACGGTTTGGCTATAGCGATCCCCAGCCTGACAGTAGAGAATTTTTTACGCGATCGCCATCCCGTTGTGGGGGTAATATGA
- a CDS encoding GH39 family glycosyl hydrolase codes for MQRRAIIKLTAASAVTLGVLDTVWKSSTAASKKTAQVSIDWTNQIAKSTPFTFGSNDYEILSPERAADRTFQNHIQELGIKLIRIHHAALCDRWTDAATKTWNIPKIKAGYDASYPHNPTIIQNLPAWPKWMAQSKDGLLDKSEYDRYATLCAQLVEILNRRLQKKVIYWEPLNEKEVLYDKAWKLDELWIIYNKVANAMKAVDPQIKVGGPALTWDNSRRLEAFLAACKQNVDFISWHRYGSKDAKEPTDGIMSYTPNYARQVKDFRAIAKKYIPERPVPLLLGEYNINYLWTSGETRQHNHIGAVWFASVLKHLADTGVDMATSWHLKDGIYGMIDPNNKLRPPATIFGWANKYLIGSVMQTTSDHPFVEALAVQKPDGKRSLLLINKSSQAVKLSLQSKRALTQSKNFQMLSLNARGVTTKSMSLAALQQPLLLGSYSVTLLLSNT; via the coding sequence ATGCAACGCAGAGCTATTATTAAACTGACCGCAGCTAGTGCTGTCACGCTTGGAGTGTTGGATACGGTATGGAAATCTTCCACAGCTGCATCTAAAAAAACTGCTCAAGTCAGTATTGATTGGACAAATCAAATCGCGAAGTCTACCCCGTTTACTTTTGGTTCTAATGATTATGAAATTTTGTCTCCCGAACGTGCCGCCGATCGCACTTTCCAAAATCATATTCAGGAACTTGGTATTAAGCTAATTCGCATTCACCACGCTGCATTATGCGATCGCTGGACGGATGCTGCAACCAAAACTTGGAATATTCCCAAAATCAAAGCTGGGTACGATGCTTCCTATCCTCACAACCCTACTATTATCCAAAATCTTCCTGCTTGGCCTAAGTGGATGGCACAGAGCAAAGACGGGCTGTTGGATAAGTCCGAGTACGATCGCTATGCTACCTTATGTGCTCAACTCGTAGAAATTCTCAACCGTCGCCTTCAAAAAAAAGTTATTTATTGGGAACCGTTGAATGAAAAAGAAGTTCTTTACGATAAAGCTTGGAAGTTAGACGAATTATGGATAATTTACAATAAAGTAGCAAACGCAATGAAGGCTGTTGACCCTCAAATCAAGGTAGGGGGACCAGCGCTGACGTGGGACAATTCAAGAAGATTGGAAGCTTTTCTTGCAGCCTGCAAGCAGAATGTAGATTTTATCTCCTGGCATCGTTATGGCAGTAAAGATGCAAAAGAACCTACTGATGGGATTATGTCTTACACACCTAACTATGCACGTCAAGTCAAGGACTTTCGAGCGATCGCAAAGAAATATATACCAGAACGTCCAGTACCTCTGTTGCTCGGAGAATACAATATCAACTATTTGTGGACGTCCGGCGAAACAAGACAGCACAACCATATAGGCGCAGTTTGGTTTGCTTCAGTCTTGAAACATCTTGCTGATACAGGCGTTGATATGGCAACTTCCTGGCATCTTAAGGATGGAATTTACGGTATGATTGACCCAAACAACAAACTGCGACCTCCGGCAACAATATTTGGTTGGGCAAATAAATACTTGATAGGCTCGGTCATGCAAACAACCAGCGATCACCCTTTTGTAGAAGCATTAGCAGTACAAAAACCAGATGGCAAACGCAGTTTGCTGCTTATTAATAAATCTTCTCAAGCTGTTAAGTTGAGCCTGCAATCCAAGCGAGCGCTGACTCAGTCTAAAAATTTCCAAATGCTGTCTTTAAATGCTCGCGGAGTCACTACAAAATCGATGAGCTTAGCAGCTTTGCAACAGCCACTACTCTTAGGTTCATACTCCGTTACATTACTACTAAGCAATACTTAA
- a CDS encoding response regulator transcription factor, translating into MIRVLVVAASPVVRAGLSAVLATNSKLIVVGTASGLDNLGGEIEQLQPDVVLVDLSSNFQQSSWEKLLSLQQQQDPFVCLVLADELDSIDLVAGLRGGVRGILPQTSTESEIIAAVEAVAFGLVVLHLDAVESVLALKDASGREKVVATPVQTLTPREIEVLEMLGAGMGNKAIAKRLQISEHTVKFHVSSIFQKLGVSTRTEAVAVGVRLGLIML; encoded by the coding sequence ATGATTCGGGTATTGGTAGTTGCTGCTTCCCCGGTAGTACGAGCGGGATTATCCGCCGTGCTTGCAACTAATTCCAAACTGATAGTTGTGGGTACTGCATCAGGCTTGGATAATTTAGGGGGAGAAATCGAGCAACTACAGCCCGATGTTGTACTGGTGGATTTGAGCAGTAATTTTCAACAATCGAGCTGGGAAAAACTGCTTTCTTTACAACAACAGCAAGATCCTTTTGTATGTCTCGTTCTTGCCGATGAACTTGATAGTATCGATCTTGTGGCTGGTTTGCGTGGGGGTGTGAGGGGTATATTACCTCAAACCAGCACTGAATCAGAAATTATTGCTGCTGTTGAGGCTGTTGCTTTTGGGCTGGTAGTGCTGCACTTGGATGCTGTGGAATCTGTACTTGCTCTTAAAGATGCGAGTGGGCGAGAAAAAGTAGTCGCAACTCCCGTACAAACATTAACACCAAGAGAAATCGAGGTTTTAGAAATGTTGGGTGCGGGGATGGGTAATAAAGCGATCGCCAAACGATTGCAAATTTCCGAGCATACTGTAAAGTTTCACGTCTCTTCTATTTTCCAAAAATTAGGTGTTTCTACTCGTACAGAAGCGGTGGCTGTTGGCGTGCGCCTGGGATTGATTATGTTGTAG
- a CDS encoding exopolysaccharide transport family protein: MNKIATIVTRRWKLLIAFNLFVVLSTGFALVTAKPVWVAGTQLILPKTNSKLDANLGTLGSLRNGEVGFSTEVNPLNVQASIINSDTLLEKVLAVDPEKKKFKSITQYKKLFTVKPEEQSTILSVTVNASSPELALQRAIVLTETYQKRLNELRQANSRARQEYNKQELEQVKLKLTLAQNKLAKFKESSGIVNNEEQTKGIVTTINSLINARAEALASAKANENRLKVLSKRLNLKPDPAIRSLSLGENQEYQIVRQRLSDVENSLRQKQSLFTNEHPEIQTLLIRRKQLQRVLQEYVAQTADGTRVDTTVVPNYPQGRAALIQQLVLAESEASALKEQARQLDTQITQLKDTLKSVPENQAKLSELQRQVDVAAGVYNGLLAQIQQNNIDAFDAYPNVQVLDAPQVDPKPISPKKMLMTINAILASVVGSIALVLFLESRNPLLSAKDLQARKFALMQTIPRMKHSITKFEVINNEIEVEFQRLASAISLQPLKNRRLLVTSAIMGEGKTTVAIGLAYALVDLGFKVLLVDGDFRRSELSRRLGYISGSTVEQVAVQRNLDLLPSFPKEGKIMETIKRGHFERVLATCEENGDYDYVIVDSAPVSLTSETALMATIISNVLFVIRPNSSYKNPVNDSFAQLTQHNVQIFGLVINGVESKTTPYSQPSHAPIANS, from the coding sequence ATGAATAAAATAGCGACGATCGTAACTAGACGATGGAAATTATTAATTGCTTTTAATTTGTTTGTTGTTCTCAGCACTGGTTTTGCGCTTGTAACTGCTAAACCAGTTTGGGTTGCAGGGACACAACTGATTTTGCCTAAAACCAATAGCAAACTTGATGCTAATTTAGGAACTCTTGGTTCTTTAAGGAATGGTGAAGTTGGTTTTTCCACTGAAGTCAATCCACTCAATGTACAGGCATCTATTATCAATAGCGATACTTTGCTAGAGAAGGTGTTAGCAGTAGATCCGGAAAAAAAGAAATTTAAGAGTATCACTCAGTACAAAAAGCTGTTTACGGTAAAACCAGAGGAACAATCTACGATCTTATCGGTAACAGTAAATGCTTCTAGCCCGGAACTGGCATTACAAAGAGCAATAGTTTTAACAGAAACTTATCAAAAACGTTTAAATGAATTGCGGCAAGCTAACAGTCGAGCACGCCAGGAATACAATAAGCAAGAACTGGAACAAGTTAAATTAAAATTAACTTTGGCACAAAACAAATTAGCAAAATTTAAAGAATCCAGTGGTATAGTCAACAACGAAGAACAAACTAAAGGTATTGTTACTACAATAAATAGTTTAATCAATGCTAGAGCAGAAGCTTTAGCTTCTGCCAAGGCGAATGAAAATCGCCTCAAAGTTCTTTCAAAACGCTTAAATTTAAAACCAGATCCTGCAATTCGCTCTCTCAGTTTGGGTGAAAACCAAGAATATCAAATTGTACGTCAGCGTTTATCTGATGTAGAAAACTCTTTACGTCAGAAACAATCTCTCTTTACTAATGAGCATCCAGAAATTCAAACCCTACTTATACGACGCAAACAGTTACAACGTGTTTTACAAGAGTATGTTGCACAAACCGCAGATGGTACAAGAGTAGACACGACAGTAGTGCCCAATTATCCTCAAGGTCGTGCTGCTTTAATTCAACAACTGGTTCTGGCAGAAAGCGAAGCTAGCGCTCTTAAAGAACAAGCAAGGCAACTAGACACTCAAATTACTCAACTGAAAGACACCTTAAAATCTGTACCTGAAAATCAGGCAAAGCTGTCAGAACTACAACGACAAGTGGATGTTGCGGCTGGTGTTTATAATGGTTTACTAGCTCAAATCCAGCAAAACAATATAGACGCTTTTGATGCATATCCAAATGTACAGGTTCTAGATGCACCCCAGGTCGATCCCAAGCCCATCAGTCCAAAAAAAATGTTAATGACAATCAATGCTATTCTGGCATCTGTTGTTGGTAGCATTGCTCTTGTTTTATTTTTAGAAAGTCGCAATCCCCTATTAAGTGCCAAAGATCTACAGGCTCGAAAATTTGCACTGATGCAAACTATTCCTCGGATGAAACATTCTATTACGAAATTTGAAGTGATTAATAATGAAATAGAAGTCGAGTTTCAACGTCTTGCCTCTGCAATTAGCTTGCAACCTCTCAAAAATCGTCGGTTGTTAGTAACAAGTGCCATTATGGGAGAAGGTAAAACGACAGTTGCTATTGGACTGGCTTATGCCTTAGTGGATTTAGGTTTTAAAGTGCTGCTTGTGGATGGAGATTTTCGGAGATCTGAACTTAGCCGTCGTTTGGGTTATATTTCAGGATCTACAGTAGAGCAAGTGGCGGTACAACGAAATTTAGATCTGCTTCCAAGTTTTCCTAAGGAAGGCAAGATTATGGAAACGATCAAACGAGGACACTTTGAAAGAGTATTAGCAACTTGTGAAGAGAATGGAGATTACGATTATGTCATTGTTGACAGTGCTCCAGTCAGTTTAACAAGTGAAACTGCACTAATGGCTACTATTATTTCCAATGTGCTGTTTGTGATTCGTCCAAATAGCAGTTACAAAAACCCTGTCAATGATAGTTTTGCACAACTGACTCAACATAATGTCCAAATTTTTGGTCTAGTTATCAATGGAGTAGAAAGCAAGACTACGCCCTATTCTCAACCCTCCCATGCTCCCATAGCTAACTCATAA